The window ATGTAGCAAAGTTCCAAAACTGTGTTTCGCAGCGCGGATCTAGCTTACCCCACTCAACGGCGACCATGGGGCCAGAGATGCTGTACCAGCCGGCGTGCGCATAAAGTGCCAATTGCAGGGCTGTAATATCACTGTATCCCACGAGCAGTTTTGGCGATTGCCTTGCGGCTTCGTAATTAAGCAGGGGGAGCATACGCGCCGTGCCATAACCGCCGCGGGTACAGAAAATGGCGTCGATGGCCGGATCAGCAAGCAGGGTATTAAATGCAGTAGCGCGTTGTTCATC of the Bacteroidota bacterium genome contains:
- a CDS encoding LD-carboxypeptidase, whose protein sequence is MLPSALLPQHATIAIATPASPPKDLAAYEAGIAYLADLGFNIKRVPLAPTHHGYLSGTDEQRATAFNTLLADPAIDAIFCTRGGYGTARMLPLLNYEAARQSPKLLVGYSDITALQLALYAHAGWYSISGPMVAVEWGKLDPRCETQFWNFAT